The following nucleotide sequence is from Borrelia parkeri.
TAGTTTAGTTTTTAATAGTATAAAATAGATAACTAAAACCTATCTTAAAAATCTATTCTACACACAATTTTTCAGCTTTTATTTCTATGCTCATAACACACTTGTTTAATCAATTCAAATACTTTCTCTTCAGGATCTCTTTCAACAGCAGGTCCAGGCACAGGAGGATTTAAAAACATAAAATAATTATCAAAAACATCGGCAAGTCTTTTTTCTATTCTATAATGCTCTTTTGCATCTATATTAAGATTTTCATCTCTACCCTCTACATTAGGTGAATTATCTTTACCATATTTAATATGCTTAAGTAATTCTTTAACTTTTCCCTTATCGTTCAGTTTCAACAAAAACATTTTAATATATTCTTCTATTTTAGATACATCTCCTTTTAAATGGATATCAAAATTAGCTGAAACACCTTTGGGTAATTCATTTTTTAATACACTAACAACAAAAAAGTTAATATACCGGTCTCTTCTTTATTAAGTCCAAGATTATCTCTCCAATCTGATTTTAAATTAACATTAACTGGTTTTTGCAAGAAATCATCTTTATTATTTTTATTATTATAATCTTTAAATAAATCACAACTTACAAAACAAATCACACAAAATATAAATACAACTCTATACATAAAATCCAAAACTAACTTACTCTTTATAAAGATATCTCATTATTACTGTTTTTCAATATACAATAAAAGGAAACTTTGTTTATTATGTAATATTAAGTTTATCTTTTAACCTCTTTAATGCCTTATCATCCAATTTGAGTTTACTAATATTCAATGCACCAGAAATAGCTATTATCTCTTCATAAGACAACCTACACCCTTTTAAGATATGATTCTTAAAACTTTTAGTAGCAATAGGCACAATTTTTTCAATAACATCAATCAATATCCTGGCATATTCACGCATCTCTTTTGATGAATTTTCCCTAACCTCTTTCGATTCATTGAACGCCAACCTTATTTTGATAAAATGAAAAAGATTATTTAAATCAATCTGCCAATACCATTCAGTATACAAGCTTAACGGTAAAGCTATTCTAGACACTTCTTTTGAAACATTACACTCTATCATATTTTGATATAGTTTGTAACAAAAACTTTGACTTTCCTTTAAATCGCTTAACACATCTTTTGCAAAATTAGATTCAGTTTGCTTACTCTCAACATTTTGAATCTTTATATCCTCTTCTAAAGGAAGATAAAACTCTTCTCTCAGCAAACTATATGAACCAGACACTTCATTAATCCTTGCTGTTCTATGTCTCATCCATTGTCTTGCAACAAATATAGGGGCCTTAACATAAAATGTAAAAACAACTTGTTCAAATGGACTTGTATGCTCATTTCTCACTAAATAATCTATAAGTTCATCATCTTCTCTCCTAATACTTTCACCTCGATATGAAATTCTTGCTGCTTGCACTATTCTCTCGTCACTACCCATATAATCAACAAGCTTGATAAAGCCCTTATCTAAAACCTTATATTCCTTATTTAATAAATCATCTTTTTCAATATCAGTATTCAAAAGCAATTACTCCCACCAAAGCTTTAAAATAATTTACCAGTTATTCAATTTGCATTATTATATCAAAACATTTGATACCTTTCAAAAACACTTTGGAATAATAATACTCACACTTGTTAAGACATTTAAGCAGTACAAACTCATAGTCAAATCTTAAAGGTAATTAGTTTGTAAAAACTTATTTAAATAAAATTAATAAGAGTTCCTTTATAAGGAACTCTTATTGAAAATACTAATCTTATAAAAGATTTAAATCTTTACCATCTCTATCTTGAAAGATTCTCTAGAACAGACTTTGCCTCATTAATGAGTTCCTCTATCTCTTTCTTTATTCCTATTGCTTCTCCTATATTAGAAGAAGAGGATTCTAATAAACTTAAAACATTTTCTGCATCACTTCGTGCCTTTTGAGCTAAAGAATCGCTATTCCATCTTCTTGATGAGTAACTTCTACGTTTATTATTTCTTAATCTTTCAATAATAGCTTCTCTTAAAGTTTTTTGCGCTTCTTCAAAAAAATATTTTGCAGAACTTCTTTTATTAAGTCCTGCATCAATTTGGGTCATAAACATATCAAGCTGATTCCTTTCTTCATTGAACCTATTTTGTAATTTAATGAGCTTCTGTCTATTTGTTTTATCCTTTATAAGATTACTACTCCTTATTTTATTTTTAAGTTCTGAAAGAATACCATAAAAACTAGATTCTAATCGCTCATATTCACTTTTGAGTTTAAGTGCATCCTCAATTAATTGAGAAAATCCAGAATCTTCAATAACACGCTCTATATTTTTAACTGCATTATCTACTTCTTTTTCGGACTCAGTACTTGGTATTAGGTCTCCTTCTTTTATCTCTATTTCTTCTTGGACATAGTATGGATAAAATTGCTCAGACACCTCAAATCCCGCATTAACAGGCTTTACTCCCATATCTTGTTTTATTTCTACACCCTCTTCAAAAGCATCTATAACAACTTCTTTTTGTTCCTGATTTTCTTGTTTATGGTTTAAACCTTTATTATCTTTGCTTTCATCTAAAAATTTTTCCCTTACTTCATTTAATAAATCATTAAGGGCATTGATATCACATGATAACAAACATAATAATGTTAATATACATACTGATAAAATACTTCTCTTCATATCTCCCTCCTGGGATATTAGATTATTTAATTATTAAATCTCGATATTGAAATACAATAATTACTGGTAAGTGTACACCCTTTTATTTTAAATAACAAAAATAAATTTCATAAAACCCCGGTTATTTTATTCTGTAATAATTAAAATCTATTTAAAATTATTTTAATAAAGTAAAATTAATTACTTACTAATCAAAACTAATCTTAGAATACTTACTTCCACCTAAGTAGCATAGGAGTGAATAAAAGTTACTCTCTTATCTTTAGTACAAATATTTAATACATCACCAAAATGTAAAGAAGGAAAACAATTCTTATAAAAAGAAAAGTTTTCCTTAAATGACTTTATTTAGTAGATTATTTAATTAGATAATTTATTTAGCAGCAGCAGGTTGAGTAGTCGTACTAGCTTCAGTTGATTCAGTAGTAGTCTCAGAGTACTGTATTCCCTTAACAGCTTTTCCTACTTTATCTAGTTCGCTTGCTACTGTTTTCCTAATTATTAAGTCAAGTATTCCCAGTACCTTATTTACAGCAGTTACAGCAGCAGCTTTAACTGCACCATCTTCATTAGCAGCAGCACTAAATTTACCACCCTTAGTCATAGCTTTAAGAGCAACAGCAGCTGCTAAGTCTGCATTTGTTTTAGCACCAGTATTAGCTTGAACATCAATTTTAGTCGCTAGAGTTCCAGCTTCATTATCATTGCCTGCAGCAAGTGCAGCATTAGTTTTAGCATCTTTAATCTTATCAATCATTGCCCACGGATCAGCTTTAGACACTTCTTCAGCTAGATTAGGACCAGAGTTAGCAGCTGCAGCAGCACCAGACTTTGCAAGAGTTGCTCCTGCCTTATCATCACCAGCAACTACCTGAGCACCAGCATCTCCAGAACTGATTTCTACTTCAGATTTCTTTGCTACTTCAATAATTGCATTCACACTTTTAATTATAGTGTCAACTCCATCCTTATCAGCAGCAACTGCAGCACCAGCATTATTAGCATCACCAATATTAGTATCGCCAGCTTCCTTAGCAACCCCAGCAAGTTTAGTTAAAGCAGCAATTAGTTGCTCAAAGACATCACTAGCACTGTTAATTGCACCCTTAACAGCTTCAATTGTGCTACCATTAGCATTTTTTGCTTCAGATATTTCACCTGATAACTCTTTTAACTTATTCTTAGTAATTGTAAGTCCATCACCTATAGTCTTAAAGTGTTCACCAACTTTACTTCTCTTATCACCCGATTTAACTGCTGTAAGTCCCAAAGCATCACCAATAGCATTACCAAAAAAGCCAAAAATCTCGTAAAACCCATGACCTATTTTGATAAATGAACCAAAGAAAGAAATTTTAAATTAAGAAGCCAATTTAATTTCTTAAAGTTAATTACAACAATATAGAAGGCATCTTAGATATCGATCTAAGATGCCTTCTAATCTTATTTTAAAGTAATGAATCTATCTTATTACTGACCTGCTGTTTTCGGAGCCCTTGCTTCATCTATTTTTTCTTTTGCTGTTTTAAGAACATTCTTTACTGTCTTTTTAACTATATCTTCTACCGCTACTAATAGTTTATTTACTGATGTTATTCCTACTGCTTGTACTGTTATTTTATCATTGGCATCATTATTTGCAGCTAATTTACCTCCTTTAACCAAGGAACGTAATGCTATTCCTCCACTCACGGCACTTGCCAGCGCCGCACCTTTTGCTATATTCCCTACAGTACCTCCTACTGCAAATTCCAATGGAGTTGTATCTGCAGTTGCATCAGCTCCGATTTTCACAGCCTTATCTTCTGTTGAATTAATTATTGAAGCTAATATTTCTTCTCCACTCACTGCGGATACTATTGCTGCCGCTTTATCTCCTACTGTTGATCCTGCATTAGCATTTTCAGCTAAAACCTTGGCTCCATTTTCTGGAGAAGCTACTCCTATTGATGCTTGCGACAATGTTAACCTACTTCCTTTTAATTCTTCAACACCTGCTTCCACAGCTGAATTTACAATCCCTTTCAATGCTTCAAATACTATCTTTAATTCATCTGCACTTGCTGATACTCCTTTTTGGGTATCGCTTCCTACCTCACCTACTTTACTAATATCTCCTATTCTCTCTAAAGAAACTATATATCTTTTTAATTTTTCAAACATTTGCTTAGCTTTTTCAATCGCTTTATCTAATTCTGATTCATTTGCTTCTTTTTCTGATTGTTTATCAGACTGATCAGTTTGACCTGAAATTGCTGACAATTCCCCTACAGCTTTCTCTATTCCTTCTGCTAATTTCTTATAATAGTTCCCTACGTCATTTTTAGTTGTATCTTTAGTTACTCTTAAGCCTAATGTATCTGAGAGTAACTCTAAAAATGAATAAAAGGCATTTTCAGCACTTTTACCTACTTCCATTAGCACTGCACTTAAACTTCGCCCACCTGTAGCTGCCTCGCCATCCTTACCTACTTGTGGTTGTTGACCACTGCCACAGCTAAGAAGTAAAAATAAAGTAATAAGTATAATAAAAATAAAAGGAAAACGATTCTCATGAAGAGAAGAGTTTTCCTCAAATGACTTTATTTAGTTATGTTTATTGTTATTAAATTCTAACTAGTTCTTCTTAATTTCAGAGATTGTATTATCAGTAGTTACAGGAGTATCGGTAGAATTAAATTTCATAGCATCTTTAACAGTCTTAAGTCCCACATCAATTGTTTCTCTTATAGCAATAGTTAAAGTATCTAATGCCTTAATTACTGCACTGATAGCTGCACCTTTAACCGCGGGAGCATACTCAGCAGCTTCAGCACTAGGACCAGCAAATTTACCATTCTTAGCCATAGCTGTTAATGCAATAGCACCTGCAATAGTTCCATCTTTAGCCTTAGCCTTAGCAGCATCTCCGGCGTTATCGTTAGCAAATAATTTACCTGCTTCACCATTACCATTAGCAGTTCTTGCGCTAAGATCCTCGGCTTTTTTATCAGTACCAGCATCAGCATTTCCTTTATCTTTAAGAACCACGTCTACTATATCTTTAATTCCCTTTACTAGTTTATCAACTTCAGTCCCAGCAACACCAGCAGCATTATTAGTACCAACATTACCAAGTAACTCATCACCTGTAGTACCAACAGCCTCACTAGCAGTCTTAGCCCCCTGGATTATTTTATCAAGAGTATTAGTAATTAGAGCTTTTACAGCAATACCTGTAGCCTCTGCATTAGGATTATTATCAGATTTCATATCAGAAACAATTTTCTCAAGGGATGTCTTAGTAGATGAAAGAGTATCATGTACTTTCTTAAAGTAGTTCCCAACATCAGACTTTTTAGTATTAGTATTAAACCCTAAAACCCCTCCAACTATATCAGAAAAGGAAGTAAAAACATTTAAGAAGTCATTACCTAAACTAATAAGAGATTTTAAGAATCTACTCTGAGGATCCTCAGTCTTAGTACTGCCACTCCCACAACTCAGAAGTAAAAATAAGCAATCTAAGTTCTTATTAAGTGATAAAACAAGGTAAAATCAAAACATAAATATAAGTCTAAAATTGATAAGTAATCATAAGAAATCTAAGAAGAATAATAGTAAAGCAAGTAGATAGAGAATAAAGAAACAAAATAAGCTAAGAGAAGCAAACTCCTAGCTTATTATTTATAGACTTTATTTTATAAGAAAATAACGATTGATTAAAAAGTAATCATATAATAACTAATTAACTTGTTTACTCTTAGTTAGATTGAGCAGGAGTTGAAAGCGCATTAATTGCAGCTGTTACTGCAGCTTCAGCAGCAGTTAACAAAGCATCAATTGCTGTGTTGAGTTTTTTAAGTTCTGCAACTCCTTTGGTTCCATCTGGCTTATTAGTTTTATCTATAGCTTCTTTTGCATGTTCATCAGTAACAGCGCCATCTGCCTTACCAAGATCAGAATGCTCAGTTTCCAACTTTTTTATGAATGCATCATTATCGGTCTTAACAGCAGTAACCTTTTGTTTCAATTCATCAGAGATTCCATTTGTTTGTTCCAATACTCCCAATTTAGTTTTTACAGCTGATATTACACTATGTGCACCAGCAAGCAATGATCCATTTTTACCACCATTATCATCTTGAAGACCATCTGCTTGAATTTTCTTTTTAATAGCCTTAGCGAGGTCATCAATGGACTTAACTAAGGTATGAATTTCTGTAACACTCTTAGCAAAAGCAACAGCCTCTGTTATTTTTGAACTTACTGACTTTAAATCAATAAGAGTGCCATCAGATTTAGCCGCTTGCCCATCTTTAGGAGAAGAAGCTGAATTATTACAAGACATAAGTAAAAATAAAGTCATTAATAACGCACAAAAAGTAATTCTTTTCATTATCACGTGCCTCCTTTTTTACTCAGGAGGGAAAGATGGTTAAAAGGCTTTGAATAAGATAAAAAAGCAACAAATAATTAAATGACTTTGTAAAAAAATAATTAACAGAAGGTCATTTAAAGAAGGAAGATAATTAAATAATTTTACTTTACTAATAATGACATTAATGCTAAGAATATTCCTATATTAAGGGTAATAATGGTTCCAAACATCCAACCATGAAGTCTTAGTGTACTTTTAAGTTCCATTTTGTTAACATCAATCTTATTATCAAGTTCATTGAATTTGGTATCTATTTTGGTGTTAAGATTATTCTCAACAGTATCAATTTTGTTATCAAGGTCTTTAATGTCAGATTTTAATTCACTTCTGACTGTATCAATCTTAGTATTAAGATTATTCTCAACAGTATCAATTTTGTTATCAAGGTCTCTAATATCAGATTTTAACTCATTTCTAACGTTGTCAATTTTATTATCAAGGTCTCTAATATCGGATTGTAAGGTTGCTTCTACCTTTTCAAGCTTAAGGTTAAAAGTAGTCTCTAAATACTCAATATCTTTATAAGTCAGTTCATTACGATAATATCTGTAAGACAAATCAATAGCAATATCTCTCTTAATGCCAGCTTTAGTAAGTTCTGCTATAACCATTTGTTGAGTAATAACTGGTTGAGCAAGTCCCATAAAAACACTCCTTATGTAATTATTATATAATATCTTAAGTGTTATAGGAACCTTATTTTAGTAAAATGTGCCTTAAGATTACGAATACCCAAAGTCAATAACATATATGATGCTTACATGATATCTAATGAATCATCACCCTTACCATCTCCTTTGTACTTATAAATATCAGATATAGCTGACTTACTTGAATAATCCATAATACTAAGTTTAGATGTAGCAAATAGCTCTATTAACGTAGTAATTCTAGTAAATTTATTACTTATAGGTTTTATCGGTGCAATCCTAAACTTATGATTCATACTTGATCTAAGTTTTAAAAAAGTTTGTGTTACATTTTCATGTCATGAGATATTATCTCTATCTTCAACATATAGTGTATGTACATTAAGATTTGTAAGTATAGTTTTAATTGTATTTAACATCTTAGGATCACCTGATGGTAACTTTTCTTGAAATATAAATGCATAATAACTTTGATCTACTCGCTCTAACACACAAATAGCTGTATTATCTCCTCCAATACTGTATGCAGGATCTAAATATGCTATTGGATTTACAAATTCATGTTCACTTGTAATATTAATATTGGTAAATATCGAATCACATGGCGCAACCCATTCTCCTAAAAGGACTTTAGCTTTATATGTTGGCATGTCCCTGTAAATCTCTTCTTGGGTTTTAATAAAATCCCTAAAAATTAAACCATTATCATATGTTGTAAAGTTATATGTAGAGTAAATTTTTGTGTTATCAATATAATCAGTTTTAAATAAATGCTACAAGCTGTCAGGATTGGTATCAAAGATAATTGTTTTCATACCCACTCTAAGTCTCTTTAAACATTCTATTAATGTTTCCTTATTAAGAGTAGTTGCTTCATTAACGTAAATAAGTGCAGAATAAACACCTCTAAACCGCTCAAAATCACTTGCCTTATCTCCTCCATACAGACTAACTTTTAGAGAGTCTATTTTAAAATACGATGTATTAGAAAACTTAGGCCTAAAGGATATCTTAAGCATAAGAGCAATTGCTTCAAACTACCCTAAAATCTTAATCTCTATGACTTTTAGAAATTACCTATTATAAAATTATTAGTATCGTCTCTATATAGATGTCTATTCTTAATGAATATCTTTAGATATAAATAACATGCTAAAAATGTTTTACCGCTAGCAATCCCACCTAATAGGATAATCTTACTTTGATTATTCTTCTCGATGTTATGTATTACCTCAAGTTATTTTGAAGTTAAATATCTACTTTCAAATCCTTTAAAATCAATATCCAATGCTTTCGGTTTAATTAAATTAGATATATCAATACCATATTTTTTATATTTCTTTTTCAATTTGATAAATAGACTTGATTTTAGAAATTCCATTTCTATTATTCCCTACCTTTACTAAGGTCAAGTACAGATTTAAGTTTAAGCAAGGTTTTATAACATTACACAACATAATCATCTAATGATCTCTTTATCCTACTCATATCATTTAATATAAGTTAATTAACGGGTTAACAAAAATATATTTAACATAAATTTTATAACAAAACAATAAACTTTACAAAAACAATTAATATTCATAAGTGTAATAGATAGAATCCAAGAAAAAAACCTAATATAGGCTATATTGTATATAAAGATTAAAAAAGGAAAATATCATGAATAAATATGCAATATCATTAATACTTTTAAGCTCACTACTACTTTATTGTTGCAAACCCGAAATATCAAAAAAGAAAATTAATCATGAAACAACAAATGAGTTAGTAGAAAATAAAAAAATAATACCAAAAACACCTGAAAAAAAATTAAGAGAAAAATTAAATAATACTGAAAAAACAAATCTGGATTTCTTAAAACAAGCTTTAAATGATAATGACAAATTTAATCGGTTTATACTTTCAAACGAAAGTAAGATAAAATCTGCTCTAGAACATATAAAAACTCAAACTGAAAATTGTAATGGAAATAATGCAGAAGACCAAAAAAGAACTTTTAAAGAATTAATAAAAGCATACTTTGGTCAAATGAACGATAGTGAATTAGACCAATTTAAAACAAATGTCTTAAGTAGTTGTAATGGAGCAGGGGGTTAAATGCACCTCTTATAATCAGAAAGTTAAGAAATAACATTTAAGAAAGAAAGATTTAATAAATATGTCGCTAAAAGAAATAGATAAAAGAATTAAGTAAATAGGATTAATAAATGAAAAATTAAACTTCTCCTCCTTAAAAATAACCTTTCTGTAAAATACAAGTATTTCTACACACCAGATTTCCCATGCAATGAAGACCTTTAAAAATTGACTCTACCTTTAAGTATTTGCTAATATTTTTATATACCTCGATACTACTTCCCATTTCAAAATTTTTATCAACCAATAAATACCTAAACGTCAAATTAGGTTTTTATTTACAAAAAATTATTTGTTAAGACTTTAGTTTTTAATAACCATTCAGTTTATAATACATATAAAAGTAACAGACTGAATCTTAAGCAAGCCTAAATATACACTTAGGCGTTAAAGAATCCTCTTTTTCCCTTTCTTTAAGTTCAAGTTAAAGCACAATAGAAATATTAGTTGCTACAAAATGATAGCCCTACACACCTTTGATTTTAACTCCACTTATCTCAAATTGCTTACTTATGCATCTATAAATACAACTTTTCCATAGCATACTTGTCTTAATCCCAAAACTTTGAAGTATACTGCATGGTAATAAAATATAACAATTACTTCTTATATATCTTAACTTAATAAAGTTAATAATAATTAGTATTAATATACTTATTATTAAATTGTATCTTTTTAAAGATTTTTATGTAAAAATAAAGACATAAAAAGTAACATCCCTATTGCTGTATTTATACAATTCTCATATTTTAAAAGACCTACTAACCACAATTTAGTTGCCTTTCATAACAAAGATAATAAAACTCTCAGTTTTTTTACAAAAAAAACACAATCACAAAACTAATCTGGCTAAAACATCCCTTTCAAAGCTGCTTCCCACCTCCATTAATCTCAAGTTGACTTGATTTTACAAATTCTAAAAATTTAAACTTGAAATTTATATCACACAACTCTTGATATACAAAGCTCTCCTTCAAAAAATCTCCAATAATAACACTCAGCTCGTCTAACTCAATATTTTTAATATCAATATCACTCTTTGACTTTAAAGATTTGGCAATATTATTTACATCCCGCTCCAATCTTGAAACCTCAGTCATTACAGCACTAATAAAATTATCATCTCTATCAATTACACAGTTTATGGCCTCATCATCTATAATAAAAAATAAATTACCTTTGTTTAAACCTGTATATAAGAGCTGCATTTGTACCTGAACATAATATTTGAAGAAGTATTTATTTTCTAAAAAATTACCTGTTTTATTGTATTCAAAAGCTGCACTTTTTAAGTAAAGATTATCACCAACTTTGTTCTCAAGTAACTCTGCTTCTCCTGTGATGCTTACAAAGCAGCCATCAATTGTTGACCCAACTAATGTCTCACGGTCTCTGAATTTTTTAAAATAATTATACTTGTCAACACCATTTGCATATTTGTTTTTATGTAACACTTCAATATTACTTGCGTGCATACGTACAAATTCTCTAAATCCTAGGACCTCAAGCATCTTCCCCTTTCTCATCTTTAAGTTATCTTCAAATGGAATTTCTCTTCCTATAGCTTTAAGTATTCTATTCCGAATTAATTTTTCTAAAGAATCAGCACCAATAAACATGCTTCCATTCTCACTTGCACCCATATGCTTTAATGCTTCTCTTTGCATACTAAAATAAACCTTACTATTAAACTTAAAACACTCATCCTTACCAATTTTTGGTAATTTACGTCTTACCTTACTTATTTTACTTACTTGTTTTTGCTTACCCTGAATTTTTTCTTGACTTTGATATGAAAATGATTCAAATTCTTTAAACATCATTTGTCCATACAAACCAAATTGTTTTATCTCTACCTCTGATCTTTGATTAATTATTTTTGTTACATTTATCATGTTAAACTCCTACTTTATGAAGTACTAAAAACACAAAATTGTTTTTGTCAAAACTTTTGATATATTTTTTTTGTTAATCTAATAAAAATATTTTATTTTTACTAACTAATGATTTACTTATTACTAATAATTGGGTTATTATTAACAGTAATAAGAACAAAAGGAGTTTAATAATGGAGAATAAACAAGCTACAAAGCTTGATATACAATGTCACAATAAATACCAACACAAACTAATAGTACTAATATCAACAATTGAATATATCAATAATAAAAATAAAAAATACACACAAAGCAATCTACTTTACTACTTTAATGGAAACTTAAAACGCAATGGACACAAAGAAACCACTCTTAAAACACTTCAAAAATATCTTTATAAATTAGAAAAAGTATTTAAAGTAACAATTAATTATCACAAACATTTGGGTGTTAACATGGGAACTGAAGTTCATTACAAACTTAAATACTCTAAAAAAGAATGTCATCACATAATCAATAAACACTTTAGAGAAAAAAAAGAAGAAAGACACAAAAACCGTGTAAATGGCTACTTAAAAAAAAGATGTAATAAAAAGGAGAGTGTAGAAAAAGCAGAGTGTTTCAATAATAAATATAATAAAATAGAAGAAGATAAAAACATAAAATCTATAGAAAGATTACAACTAGAGAAGTACGCTAAGAAATGCAATTTTAAATCAAATGCTTTCCTTTCTATTTTGAATTTAGAAGCGAAAAAAGATTTTAAAATTCAATTATTGAAAGCCATTAAAATAGCTGAAAATTGTAGTTACGAAAAAACAAATAGCATTAAACCAAATAACAGTAAGCTTAAGAGTAAACAAAAAGAATTAACTAAGATACTAAATGAGACAAAATCTAATTTAAGGGATGAGGGATATGACAGTAAACGATTAGAAACACAAATACAAAACGTGTATGAACAATATAAAAACAAGCCCCACTTTATCATAGAAAAAGATAAATACA
It contains:
- the thyX gene encoding FAD-dependent thymidylate synthase, which gives rise to MNTDIEKDDLLNKEYKVLDKGFIKLVDYMGSDERIVQAARISYRGESIRREDDELIDYLVRNEHTSPFEQVVFTFYVKAPIFVARQWMRHRTARINEVSGSYSLLREEFYLPLEEDIKIQNVESKQTESNFAKDVLSDLKESQSFCYKLYQNMIECNVSKEVSRIALPLSLYTEWYWQIDLNNLFHFIKIRLAFNESKEVRENSSKEMREYARILIDVIEKIVPIATKSFKNHILKGCRLSYEEIIAISGALNISKLKLDDKALKRLKDKLNIT
- a CDS encoding P12 family lipoprotein; amino-acid sequence: MKRSILSVCILTLLCLLSCDINALNDLLNEVREKFLDESKDNKGLNHKQENQEQKEVVIDAFEEGVEIKQDMGVKPVNAGFEVSEQFYPYYVQEEIEIKEGDLIPSTESEKEVDNAVKNIERVIEDSGFSQLIEDALKLKSEYERLESSFYGILSELKNKIRSSNLIKDKTNRQKLIKLQNRFNEERNQLDMFMTQIDAGLNKRSSAKYFFEEAQKTLREAIIERLRNNKRRSYSSRRWNSDSLAQKARSDAENVLSLLESSSSNIGEAIGIKKEIEELINEAKSVLENLSR
- a CDS encoding variable large family protein: MFIILITLFLLLSCGSGQQPQVGKDGEAATGGRSLSAVLMEVGKSAENAFYSFLELLSDTLGLRVTKDTTKNDVGNYYKKLAEGIEKAVGELSAISGQTDQSDKQSEKEANESELDKAIEKAKQMFEKLKRYIVSLERIGDISKVGEVGSDTQKGVSASADELKIVFEALKGIVNSAVEAGVEELKGSRLTLSQASIGVASPENGAKVLAENANAGSTVGDKAAAIVSAVSGEEILASIINSTEDKAVKIGADATADTTPLEFAVGGTVGNIAKGAALASAVSGGIALRSLVKGGKLAANNDANDKITVQAVGITSVNKLLVAVEDIVKKTVKNVLKTAKEKIDEARAPKTAGQ
- a CDS encoding variable large family protein — encoded protein: MSCGSGSTKTEDPQSRFLKSLISLGNDFLNVFTSFSDIVGGVLGFNTNTKKSDVGNYFKKVHDTLSSTKTSLEKIVSDMKSDNNPNAEATGIAVKALITNTLDKIIQGAKTASEAVGTTGDELLGNVGTNNAAGVAGTEVDKLVKGIKDIVDVVLKDKGNADAGTDKKAEDLSARTANGNGEAGKLFANDNAGDAAKAKAKDGTIAGAIALTAMAKNGKFAGPSAEAAEYAPAVKGAAISAVIKALDTLTIAIRETIDVGLKTVKDAMKFNSTDTPVTTDNTISEIKKN
- a CDS encoding Vsp/OspC family lipoprotein; the protein is MKRITFCALLMTLFLLMSCNNSASSPKDGQAAKSDGTLIDLKSVSSKITEAVAFAKSVTEIHTLVKSIDDLAKAIKKKIQADGLQDDNGGKNGSLLAGAHSVISAVKTKLGVLEQTNGISDELKQKVTAVKTDNDAFIKKLETEHSDLGKADGAVTDEHAKEAIDKTNKPDGTKGVAELKKLNTAIDALLTAAEAAVTAAINALSTPAQSN
- the bdr gene encoding Bdr family repetitive protein, with translation MGLAQPVITQQMVIAELTKAGIKRDIAIDLSYRYYRNELTYKDIEYLETTFNLKLEKVEATLQSDIRDLDNKIDNVRNELKSDIRDLDNKIDTVENNLNTKIDTVRSELKSDIKDLDNKIDTVENNLNTKIDTKFNELDNKIDVNKMELKSTLRLHGWMFGTIITLNIGIFLALMSLLVK
- a CDS encoding Mlp family lipoprotein → MNKYAISLILLSSLLLYCCKPEISKKKINHETTNELVENKKIIPKTPEKKLREKLNNTEKTNLDFLKQALNDNDKFNRFILSNESKIKSALEHIKTQTENCNGNNAEDQKRTFKELIKAYFGQMNDSELDQFKTNVLSSCNGAGG
- a CDS encoding DUF261 family protein, producing the protein MISILILIIINFIKLRYIRSNCYILLPCSILQSFGIKTSMLWKSCIYRCISKQFEISGVKIKGV
- a CDS encoding BppA; the encoded protein is MINVTKIINQRSEVEIKQFGLYGQMMFKEFESFSYQSQEKIQGKQKQVSKISKVRRKLPKIGKDECFKFNSKVYFSMQREALKHMGASENGSMFIGADSLEKLIRNRILKAIGREIPFEDNLKMRKGKMLEVLGFREFVRMHASNIEVLHKNKYANGVDKYNYFKKFRDRETLVGSTIDGCFVSITGEAELLENKVGDNLYLKSAAFEYNKTGNFLENKYFFKYYVQVQMQLLYTGLNKGNLFFIIDDEAINCVIDRDDNFISAVMTEVSRLERDVNNIAKSLKSKSDIDIKNIELDELSVIIGDFLKESFVYQELCDINFKFKFLEFVKSSQLEINGGGKQL
- a CDS encoding plasmid maintenance protein produces the protein MENKQATKLDIQCHNKYQHKLIVLISTIEYINNKNKKYTQSNLLYYFNGNLKRNGHKETTLKTLQKYLYKLEKVFKVTINYHKHLGVNMGTEVHYKLKYSKKECHHIINKHFREKKEERHKNRVNGYLKKRCNKKESVEKAECFNNKYNKIEEDKNIKSIERLQLEKYAKKCNFKSNAFLSILNLEAKKDFKIQLLKAIKIAENCSYEKTNSIKPNNSKLKSKQKELTKILNETKSNLRDEGYDSKRLETQIQNVYEQYKNKPHFIIEKDKYSDLKKIIEKIKKSVECVKTNNKENKKDIRNNIFSILIDQLRHKIRIEMFVPLLKEYLGKQVKLEYGKVFNNHYYYDFLDLIKNDQKYLNDNEFKQVIN